The Lathyrus oleraceus cultivar Zhongwan6 chromosome 5, CAAS_Psat_ZW6_1.0, whole genome shotgun sequence genome includes the window AAAACTAGATTATTTCATACGCTTTGCAAAGAATAGTATTGATGACACATTGCATGTGGAATGGATCAAAAATCCATGTTATTTATTTTCCAAGAAGTTTTATCCAAATGCCTTGGATAGATTGATGTATTTTTTTTCTGTAATATTACTACAATTTTAACTATTTTCGATTCATCGTCCTTTTTCGATAATCAACAGCTTATGATTATGATCCTTAGCCTCACTTTGGCTCTTCAACATAACATCAGTCCCACAATCCATAAGTAATTGGATAAAGTTCTATGGGGAGACAAATAAACATTGTGGATTCATTCAAACATTTCAATTGTTTTGACCTTGAAAGATGAATAGTTTGATGTTCTTATTTTACATTTTAGTGATTATTTATGTAGCAACATTGTCGATTTTTGTGTTGGATGGGAAATAACTAAGAAGGAAATTCGCAATTGTATGTCATGAAATGAAGTAGTCGGTAACTTAGGATGGAAATTAGATTATTTCATATGCTTTACAGAAAATAATATTGATGACACCTTGCATGTGAAATGGATCAAAGCAACCATGTTATTTGTTTTCCTAGAAGTTTTATCTAAATGCCTTGGATAGATTGATATACTTTTTCTATAATACTACAACAATTTAAACTATTTTCGATTCATCATCCTTTTTCGATAATTAACAACTTATAATTATGATCCTTAGCCTCAATTTGGCTCTTGCACATAACATTTGTCCCACAATCCAGAAGCAATTGGATAAATTTCTATGGGGAGACAAAGAAACATGGTGGATTAATTCAAACATTTCATTTGTTTTGACTTTGAAAGATAAATAGTTTGATGTTCTTATTTTACATTTTAGTGATTATATATTTAACAACATTGTCGATTTTTGTGTTGGATGGGAAATGACTAAGAAGTGAAATTCACAATTGTATGTCATGAAATGAAGTAACCGGTAACATAGAATGGAAATTAGATAATTCCATATGCTTTGAAGAGAATAATATTGATGACACATTGCATGTGGAATGATCCAAAGCAGTCATGTAATTTATTTTCCAGGAAGTTTTATCGATATGCCTTTGATAGATTGGTGTATTTTTTCTATAATACTACTACAATTTAGCTACTTTCGATTCATTGTCCTTTTTTCGATAATCAACCACTTATGATTATAATCCTTAGCCTCACTTTGCCTCTTGCACATAACATTAGTATCACAATCCAGAAGCAGTTGGATAATGTTCTATGGGGAGACAAAGAAACATGGTGGATTCATTCAAacatttcaattattttgatCTTGAAATATGAAAACTTTGATGTTCTTATTTTACATTTTTGTGATAATTTGTTTAGCAACATTGTAGATTTTATTGTTGGATGAGAAATAACTAAGAAGTGAAATTCACAACTGTATGTCATGAAATGAAGTAGCCTGTAACATAGGATGGAAATTAGATTATTTCATATGCTTTGCAGAGAACAAAATTGATGACACCTTGCATATGGAATGGATCAAAACATCCATGTTATTTATTTTCCAAGAAGTTTTATCCAAAGGCCTTGGATAGGTTGATGTATTTTTTCTATAAGACTACTACAGTTTTAACTATTTTTGCTTCATCGTCCTTTTTCGATAATCAACAGCTTATGATTATGATCCTTAGCCTCACTTTGGCTATTCAACATAACAATAGTCCCACAATCTATAAGTAATTGGATGAAGTTCTATGGGGAGACAAAGAAACATTGTGGATTCATTCAAACATTTCAATTGTTTTGACCTTGAAAGATGAATAGTTTGATGTTCTTATTTTACATTTTAGTGATTATTTGTTTAACAACATTGACGATTTTTGTGTTGGATTGGAAATAACTAAGAAGGGAAATTCACAATCGTATGTCATGAAATGAAGTAGCCGGTAACATAGGATGGGAATTAGATTATTTCATATACTTCATAGAGAACAATATTGATGATACCTTGCATGTTAAATGGATCAAAGCAACCATGTTATTTATTTTCCAGGAAGTTTTATCCAAATGCCTTGGATAGATTGATATACCTTTTCTATAATACTACTACAATTTAAACTATTTTCGATTCATCATCCTTTTTCGATAATAATAAACTTATAATTATGATCCTTATCCTCACTTTGGCTCTTGCACATAACATTTGTCCCACAATCTAGAAGAAATTGGATAAATTGCTATAGGGAGACAAAGAAACATGGTGGATTCATTCAAACATTTCAATTGGTTAACTTTGAAAGATAAATATTTTGATGTTCTTACTTTAAATTTTAGTGATTATATGTTTAACAACATTGTCAATTATTGTGTTGGATGGGAAATAACTAATAAGTGAAATTCAGAATTGTATGTCATGAAATGAAGTAACCTGTAACATAGAATGGAAATTAGATTATTTCATATGCTTTGCAGAGAATAATATTGAAAATACATTGCATGTGGAATGATTCAAAGCATTCATGTTATTTATTTTCCAGGAATTTTTATCCATATGCCTTTGATAGATTGATGTATTTTTTCTATAATACTACTACAATTTAAACTATTTTTGATTCGTCGTCCTTTTTTCGATAATCAACAACTTACGATTATGATCCTTAGCGTCACTTTTCCTCTTGCACATAACATTAGTTCCACAATCCAAAAGCAGTTGGATAAAGTTCTATGGGGAGACGAAGTAACATTGTGGATTCATTCAAACATTTCAATTGTCTTGACCTTGAAAGATGAACAGTTTGATGTTCTTATTTTACATTTTTGCGATAATTTGTTTAGCAACATTATAGATTTAATTGTTGGATGAGAAACAACTAAGAAGTGAAATTCACAACTGTATGTCATGAAATTAAGTAGCCTGTAACATAGGATGGAAATTAGATTATTTCATATGCTTTGCAGAGAACAATATTGATGACACGTTGCATGTGGAATGGATCAAAACATCCATGTTATTTAATTGCCAAGAAGTTTTATCCAAATGCCTTGGATAGATTGATATATTTTTTTCTATAATACTACTAAAATTTTAACTATTTTTGATTCATCGTCCTTTTTCGATAATCAACAGCTTATGATTATGATCCTTAGCCTCACTTTGGATCTTCAACATAACATTAGTCCCTCAATCCATAAGTAATTGGATAAAGTTCTATGGGAAAACAAAGAAACATTGTGGATTCGTTCAAACATTTCAATTGTTTTGACATTGAAATATGAATAGTTGTATTTTCTTATTTTACATTTTAGTGATTATTTGTTTAGCAACGTTGTCGATTTTTGTGTTGGATGGGAAATAACTAAGAAGGGAAGTTCACAATTGTATGTCATGAAATGAAGTAGCCGGTAACATAGGATGGAAATTAGATTATTTCATATGCTTTGTAGAGAACAATATTGATGACACCTTGCATGTGAAATGGATCAAAGAACCATGTTATTTGTTTTCCAGGATGTTTATTCAAAATTCCTTGGATAGATTGATATACTTTTTCTATAATACTACTACAATTTAAACTATTTTTGATTCATCATCCTTTCTCGATAATAAACAACTTATAATTATGATCCTTAGCCTCACTTTGGCTCTTGCACATAACATTTGTCCTACAATCCATAAGAAATTGGATAAATTTCTATGGGGAGACAAAGAAACATGGTGGATTCATTCAAACATTTCAATTGTTTTGACCTTGAAAGATAAATAGTTTGATGTTCTTATTTTACATTTTAGTGATTATATGTTTAACATTGTCGATTTTTGTGTTGGATGGGAAATAACTAAGAAGTGAAATTCATAATTGCATGTCATGAAATGAAGTAACCGGTAACATAGAATGGAAATTAGATTATTTCATATGCTTTGCAGAGAATAGTATTGATGACACATTGCATTTGGAATGATTCAAAGAAGTCATGTTATTTATTTGCCAAGAAGTTTTATCCATATGCCTTGGATAGATTGATGTATTTTTTCTCTAATACTACAACAATTTAAACTATTTTTGATTCGTCGTCCTTTTTTCGATAATCAACAACTTATGATTATAATCCTTTGCCTCACTTTCCCTCTTGCACATAACATTAGTTCCACAATCCATAATAAAGTCCTATGGGGAGACAAAGAAACATTATGGATTCATTCAAacatttcaattattttgacCTTGAAAGATGAATAGTTTGATGTTCTTATTTTACATTTTTGTGATTATTTGTTTAGCAACATTGTCGATTTTTGTGTTGGATGAGAAATAACTAAGAAGTGAAATTCACAATTGTATGTCATGAAATGAAGTAGCCAGTAACATAGGATGGAAATTAGATTATTTCATATGCTTTGCAGAGAATAATATTGATGACACCTTGGATGTGGATCGGATCAAAGCAACCATGTTATTTATTTGCCAGGTATTTGTATCCAGATGCCTTGGATAGATTGTTGTACTTTTTCTATAATACAACTACGATTTAAACTATTTTCGATTCATCGTCCTTTTTTGATAATCAACAGCTTATAATTATGATCCTTATCCTTACTTTGGCTCTTGCACATAACATTTGTCCCACAATCCATAAGCAATTGGATAAAGTTCTATGGGGAGACAAAAAAACATTGTGGATTCATTCAAATATTTCAATTGTTTTGACCTTGAAATATGAATAGTTTGATGTTCTTATTTTACATTTTAGTGATTATTTATTTAGCAGCATTGTCTATTTTTATGTTGGGTGAGAAATAACTATGAAGTGAAATTCACAATTGTATATCATGAAATGAAGTAACCGGTAACATAGGATGAAAATTAGATTATTTGATCATGCAAATTCTTACATGATTGATTATGAGTAactttttttaatattaattCAGAGTTTTTTATCATTTAAATTCATGCTTCTTCAAATTAGCATCCTTAAAAACTTAGATcttatttatataaataaatgAATATGAAATATGCATTGACACTTGTCAACTAATAAATGTGTATCCCATCAAATTATCCCTACATTTTTAAAATACTAAAACAATATTGTTAAGTGATAATTTTTTATTGGACGACGGTATAAAATTATTTTACAATGTATGTAAGTAATAATTACTGAATAACAAACtttcaaaaaatatatattaacAAGGATGAAATTCTTCCATCTATAATTAGATTTATTTGACGTGTATGGAAATATTTGGAAACCATAAAAAAACATTTAGAGAAAATTGATCAATATGTATTAAAGACAGTTGGGTGTTTGAGTGAGGTGGCAAGAACTCCGTAGTTTACATAAATCTCATAAATTTGTTGGCTACATGATTCTCATTAGTTATTCATTATTACTCTCCCTCATTATAGTATTATTGCATTTGCATCGCCATAGATCAATGTTTAAGAAATTACTCGTTGTTATTCTTATTCTAATCAATGAATGAATCGTGATTCATGTTTCAATGATGATAGGATTAAGAAAATACACAACAAAGAGACCTCCCACATTGATTCTTACATTTTCTgttattttttttgttataatTGTTACTGCTTACATCTATTCTACACCAACAACACCACAACGTCCTGAAAAATGTAGTTTTTATTCGTCTGAAGGTTGTCGCACGCGCGATCTATTTCCAAATACTCAATTTTCTCGAGAATTAACCGATCAAGAGATCGAATCTCGTGTAGTTGTTAAAGATTTACTCAACTTTGTTCCTCTTCAAACTACAACACCTAAAGTTGCGTTCATGTTCATGACTCCCGGTTCATTGCCTTTCGAAAAACTCTGGCACCTCTTCTTTCAAGTAAGCCTTTATATTTTATCTCTTATTTAATGTTATGATATGAATCACTCAATCAGACACTGAATTCAATTTAGATGATTGAATATAAGACGTATATCGTCTGTTGTGATGTGTCATATACTAGACATGTCTTTAATTAGAAATATAATAAAAATTCATGTAACAGAAATTGAATTCATTGAAATTTCATCTTTAATCATACCAAAATGCAGGGACATGAAGGAAAATTTTCAGTTTATGTACATGCATCCAAGGAAAAACCAAGACATATCAGCAAATATTTTATTGGTCGAGAAATTCACAGCGAACCGGTACGTATGATGGCGTACATGATACTCTTAGGCATGACATATTTATTTTTTAACATAATAATAACTTATCTAAATTTTCATAAAGGTGAGTTGGGGGAGTTTTGCGATGGTTGAAGCAGAAAGAAGACTTTTGGCAAACGCGCTTTTAGACCCTGATAATCACCATTTTGTATTGTTGTCCGACAGGTAATTTTTCTTATCTGGTTTATCTTTCGTGTAAACTCGTGTTTGGTCTGGGGATTTGATCTTATTCAATGAGACCTTTTTTTGTTTCAGTTGTGTACCTATACGTCACTTCGAATTTGTCTACAGCTACTTAATGTATACAAATGTGAGCTTCATCGAATGGTAAGACGTTATGATATATATACATAATTACATATACAAAGAATTCATATTTGTTCAGTGGAAATTCTGATTAAATTCTTCTTCTTTCACCTAATTAAACTTCCACTGAAATAAAAAGCTTTCTCGATCCCGGTCCTCATGGAAATGGAAGATTTATAAAGTATATGTTGCCTGAAGTAGAGCTAAAGGATTTCCGAAAGGGTTCGCAGGTATGACTTATGTCGTAGAAATTTAGGAATCAATTGAAACTTCTTGTGGCATGTAGTTAGTTTGGATTGTGTTTGTTCTGCAGTGGTTTACAATGAAGCGGCAACACGCTATTATAGTTATCGCAGACAGTCTCTATTACACAAAATTCAAGTATCACTGCAGGGTACTTCCATGTTACTTATAAGTTATAATCACTTTATTCAGGCTTTTGCTGATTTGAAAGTATGTTACTCTTGTTAAATATGTTCATTAATCAATGAACAAAGAGATTTAATAGATTTCTTGTTAAACAATTTACAAAAGCAACACTAGTAGTTTTTCTTTCTTTCATTCTAATCACAAATCCTTAATGAGTTTACAT containing:
- the LOC127084499 gene encoding glycosyltransferase BC10, whose amino-acid sequence is MMIGLRKYTTKRPPTLILTFSVIFFVIIVTAYIYSTPTTPQRPEKCSFYSSEGCRTRDLFPNTQFSRELTDQEIESRVVVKDLLNFVPLQTTTPKVAFMFMTPGSLPFEKLWHLFFQGHEGKFSVYVHASKEKPRHISKYFIGREIHSEPVSWGSFAMVEAERRLLANALLDPDNHHFVLLSDSCVPIRHFEFVYSYLMYTNVSFIECFLDPGPHGNGRFIKYMLPEVELKDFRKGSQWFTMKRQHAIIVIADSLYYTKFKYHCRPNMEGGRNCYSDEHYLPTLFHMLDPGGISNWSVTYVDWSEGKWHPRTFAGRDVNYDVLKALTSFDQSPHITSELKRTILMTPCMWNGSKQPCYLFARKFYPDALERLMYFFYNTTTI